DNA from uncultured Campylobacter sp.:
GAGTATATCAACCGCGAACACATCAAAAGAGCAAGCGATGCAAGGCTGGCCGCACTAATGGGCATAAAGCCCGAATTTGCCGCGCTTGCTAGATTTTACACGCAAGAAAGCAGCCTGCTAACCGAGATAAAAGCCAAGGTCGATGCGATCTTTGCGACCAAATTTATCCCGGATGAGTTTAAGGCGGGCTGCGAGGCTATAAAAGCCGCCGCAACTTCGTTAAATTTGAGCGAATTTGGCGAATTTAACGAGCTAAAAAAAGCTCTCATGGACGCCACGGGACTAAAAGGCAAAGGCTTTTTTATGCCGCTTAGGATTTTGCTCACGGGAACAGAACACGGCCCCGAGCTTAGCGAGCTATATCCGCTCATTAAACCGTATCTAAAGGAAATTTTACGATGATATTTTCGGTATTTTTAGAAGCGATCGGTAGTATCCTACATATCGTTATCAACGCCTACACGTGGATCATCATAGGCGCGGCGATCATAAGCTGGGTGCGCCCCGATCCCTATAATCCTATCGTGCAGCTGCTCTACCGCCTCACCGAGCCCGTCTATGCCGCTATCCGCCGCGTGATACCGACGGTTTTTGGCGGTATAGATATAGCGCCTATTATCGTGCTTTTGTCGCTTCAGTTTATAGATAGATTTTTTGTAAGGCTTATGTTTGCGTACGCTGCTTAAATTTATCCTGCCCGCGATTTTTGCGGCGGCGGCATTTGGCGGAGTTAAGAGTTTTGATGAGATAAAAGACGAGCCTAAGGGGCTTGCTAAGGATTACTATTTTTACCGTCTTTTAACCGAAGGTGACTACACCAAGGAGCAGGCGCAAATTTTAAACAAAGACGTCTTTCGCCGAGCGGGCGTACTAGCAAAGAAGCTGGCTGAAATTTTGCCGCCCAAAAAAGTAAAAAGCGAGTGCGACAGCGTAAGCGCGAAAAATATCCTAGACGCCAACGTAACCTGCCAAAAACAGCGCCTCAGAGTGCCTTTTATGATGAAGCTAAAAAAGGAAACGAGACAAAAGCTGGCGGATAAATTTAAAGACTCCGATCCGCTTCTTTACCGCCGCTTGAGCGCTCTAAATGAGAAGCACCCCGAGGATGAATTTGCCAAATTTAACGATACGGACGCGTTTTTGGTTTATTTTAACCAGTCCTCGCACAAGGATAAATTTGACAAAATATTTGACGTAAATTTTATAAATTTGCTCGCCGCTAAAAAGGAGTTTCACGCTCTGGCAAACGATTTGATAATCGATAAAAAATTAGTCAAATTTAGGCAAAATTTTCTCGCAATAAAAGAAACCGAGCTTGCCGGCAAGGACGCTTTTATGCTTGGCGTCAATGCGGTTTTGTTAAATTCTCCAAAAGACGCGGCTAGATTTTTTACTAGAGCGCAGGCGGCCTTTGAGAGGCAAGACCACAAGGATAATGCCGT
Protein-coding regions in this window:
- a CDS encoding YggT family protein, which encodes MIFSVFLEAIGSILHIVINAYTWIIIGAAIISWVRPDPYNPIVQLLYRLTEPVYAAIRRVIPTVFGGIDIAPIIVLLSLQFIDRFFVRLMFAYAA